ATTTcagtttcttctttgtgtgttttttttctttgcatgctTTTAGCTCACGCACCTCCGAGCACTAGGTGGAGCCGCGCTGTTGTTAAGTGCAAACATAAACAGACGCGTttggaaaaggggggggggggggggggtaatcaGGTGCAGGTGCTGGTGTTGCTGCTTGTTGGTGGAATACTCTGGACTCTGCAGTTGTAATGTTTGGGGTGTGTGTTGACACGACTGTATTCAGATCTCTCCTTAGACAACCGCAGGTCATACTGGTCTTACTGGTCATAGCAGCTCGTTAGTCTGCTCCCCTCCATGGACCGTGTGGGACCCCCGTCTCGAGcaccttattttgggggttaCAGGCCGAAAAGTTTTGGAACCAatgctctctccaatgtttacaatatttggactgcagtacccattttaaccactaggtgtcagaggaacatattgctcctttaattgtATTTCCTGTGGACTCGTCGTGATTCCCTCCGCGTTGTAATGAAGTTGTTTCAGGTTTGCATTGTTGAATTAAAACATTATTACATGAGATCATAAGGAGCGATGCTTCTAGTTTCTTTGCCTGAAAACATGTTGGCATACGTCTTCATATAATAAAATGTCATGTGCATCATaagtctttgtttcttttctatcTTTTAACTTTCTCGTCACCGTCTCTAACCTTCATGTGCGTTCAGTTTGAGCGTGGAatctttcaaacatgtttcctttAAACTCCACTGGAGCTTGTTACACCTGgagcttgttaaaaaaaaggggatcCCATTCAAGGTCAGCGGTCAGCATTTTAACGCTACCTAAACGTGCAGCAGTCTCTAAAGCCGGCAAAACGATCAcatgtgcagaaaaaagtaaagtCCCTGAGCTGCTCTGAGGAAATCTGCTCCGTTATGATCCACGTTTAGTCCTCATCCCGTCCTTCTCTACAACTCTGGGGGGGGGAAGCTGTAACATGttcaaggtcaaaggtcattgtTCAGTGCTTCCTAAAAAACGTCTAAATGcagtagatgtcgcctttgCAAGCAACGGACACAATGGTCCTTAGCTCAAGCttcaatcacctgtgtcctgcattgttgtgttagcgtgctaatgttagcgctctttagttagctcgtggcttcacattagctgtgtcctgcattgttgtgttagcatgctaatgttagcgctctttagttagctcctagcttcacattgcatataaattgacacagaatgagcgtgatctaaaaactcttactaacatccgaATAATCactgagtatgttcttcttcttctctctagtccttgactaaaacagctacacaaggggaggagccggccgtcccgtccttGTACAAAAGagggggtcagccctatgttccttCAGCcttatgttcccacatttctaagatttgtctcaaaattaggccctatgttcccacatttctaggacattttcaaaattaggtcTTGTGTTCCTACATGTCCCTTCAATTTAAAGCCCTATCCTCCCACaagaaatgtttgcaataaacaaagagatgggcgcaccagatttagctaaaagctaaattccatctgtagtccattgctactggataataggttgggtgtaaATGGCCACCAAACTGGGAGACAGGGgaataaaatctgatacaaatttatgaaaaaggaaatgtgggcaTAACCCAACATAGGCTCCCCAAAAGAGTCCTCTTTATTTTGGACCTGAGATGGAGGGCTGGTTAACGTGTTCCCTTCCCTCGATGTTACAATGGAAGGACATACATTATGGTCCTGTGCTTGGTTTCCTCTGATTcaagtttctgtttcctgtgaaAAAGTTGTAGACTTACTGTAAGAGGATTTAGAAGCATCAACATGAGGGCTTCTTCagatgaaacacaaaatgttggaggcaacaacatcaaacatgtttattttgttgccTTATTTTCCaacagtcaacacacacacagctgtagtaTTTAAACTTTCTACTAAAGGATTGTTGCTGGATTACTTTCTGTTCCTTTTATTGGTAgagattcttctttttctgtctctcctttgATGGATTTCTGCGgctctaaaaataaatcctcGCTCTTTATATCAACTTCAGCGAAACAGAACTCAAGCCCtctgttttacatttgatgAATTACGTTCACACCCAGGAGCTTTCAGGAAGACGCCGTGCCCGCTGATCTGAAGTCTGTGAGGATCAAATGTTCAGTTAAAGAGCTCCTCAGCACCTGCTTTTGTTCAAGTGCTCAGGGATTCTTTTTACAAACATGCTTGATGTCTGAGATGCTTTCAAAGTGTGCAGGTGATCAGCTGGACAGTCTGCAGCAAAAGctagatagaagtgattgtacccgacctaaaaagcctctgcatgtttctaataagctccacgagcagaaacgtgctcaaactaggatcaatattggagatgcttttgaaaaatggagagaggttagaacgcagaaaggtttacagacagatgcagagctgactaaacactgaagcttcagtgtccaccacatggcaacctgcgtgagcatcgactatagagaggagggggagacagctctctacaatgtttagaatctggactgcagtacccattttaaacactaggtgtcagagttacatactgctcctttaatgaccTCACTAGTCTTGTAGAAGTTCAGCTTACAGGGTTAAAAAGATGTCAAGCTTCTTGAAATTTGACCTCAAAGACCCCAGAGTGTATTTTTAAACCATTCCAGaagctcaaacaaacacacacacacacacacacacacacacatacactcctaCAGACACTCTGCAGTCATGGGCAGTCAGCCACAGGTACTTTGTCAGGGTCAGACTCGATTGTTCGGACTCAGCTCATCTTTCCAtccctcttttcctcctcccATTCATCTTTACCTCCTGCAGTCCGTAGACGAGACCTGATCCAAGGCGTGTCTCAACTGTCTAACGTTTGATCGCGTGAgattctgtgagatctcgtggTCTGGCTGAATCGTCTGAATGTTATCAAAATAGAAGTCAAGATTTTGCATGAACTCCTAAATTAGAAATAATGTTCAGACTACGTTTGGACTGACACAGAGTGGCGGTTCGGCCTTTTCTAGTAGTATAAAGGAGCTCCTGCTGTCTCTACATGTGGAGGTCTTCGAGCCTGCAGGATCAACAGATCCGTATCTCGAGGAGCTCATCGGAGGATTTTTCATGGAGTCCAGAAATTCACTCTGAATCTTGTAGATTTGAGGCGTCAAACCTTCTTACccccttttccctctctctgtttttatctAAGCAGGAGCGTTGTTGTCAGTGATTTTAACGTGATAAGAAGAGAAGGTTGAATAAATGGAATATATGAAGAGTTAAAGGCTCGATAACAGCTTGTTTGAGGCACAAACAAAGAAGTGCATCTGACCTGAAAAGGCGTTTCTGATATTTGAACATTAACAGACTTAAGCGGGAGGGAGGGTTGTTAGACAAGTTAGACCGGAtgcaactgtttgttttttacctcTGTACTTCAAGATGTTCTGTGAATGAATTCGCACTATAAATAAACttaatgttaaaggtcacatattctcctcttcaaccagtgtaaataagtctcagagctcctcaaaacatgtgtgttaagtttcttgttctaaatccactctgatcctgtatttcatcatgtctataaatccctctatttcagccctgctcagaacaggctgtttctgtgtctgtacctttaaatatgtaaatgagctgtgtctgaccacgccccctctctggaagggcttgggtctctcgggctttctcgctccatgtcctattgtttacggtgagaaggcagactcagagggcagaacaaacacctagctgtgggtgtgtcacccacctgggggaggggctactgccctttgtgatgtcatgaagggaaaatctccaaacgacctgtttgagcacacattttctgaaaagtggagcaggcagaatacggagaggatggacttttctcatcattggggggtttgaagacggactagagacacatattagagttagaggaacatggggaagaaatatgtgaccttttattttcctccagATGTGCAAACAGTCCTAAATGTGTCTCTTCACTCTGAATCTGCAGCTCGTTGTACGTCTGCCATGTCTTCTGCTTCATTTGTCTCCATGTGCGCTCGGAGCTCttactttgtgtttaaatgaagtAATGTGTAAAAGTTTGCAGGGGGTCaaaaatatatagaaacacCTTCAAACCCTCCTTAAGCAGACGGTGTATTTCTTGGATCCTCTCTGGTGTTTTCCGTCTGTTTTCCCGTCCTGATCGTGTCTCCGTCGTCCTCCACAGCTCACAGAGAGACGTCAGACGACTGCCGCAGCTGTCTGGAGTGTTCCCGAGAGAACGGCTGCGTGCGATGTCCCGAGCGTCTCTTCTTGTTCCTGCAGAGGGAGGGGATGTCTCATCACGGCGCCTGTCTCCACGCCTGCCCCGCCGGACACTACGGACAGCGAGGGAAGGACATCAACCGCTGCATGAGTACGTTTTTACAACaggcatgtgaagagctacagGAGGtacacctgctgtttgtagacagacagacagacagacagacagacagacagacggacagacagacagacagacagacagacagacagacacagacacagacacagacacagacagacacagacagacacacagacagacagactgacagacagacacacatagacacacagacagacagacagacagacagacagacagacacacagacagacagacagacacacagacagacagacagacagacagacacagacacacagacagacagacagacagactgacagacagacagagagacggacggacggacggacagacacacagacagacagacagacagacacagacagacagacagacagacagacagacacagacacacagacagacagacagacagacagacagactgacagacagacagacacacagacagacagacacacagacagacagacagacagacacacagacacacagacagacagacacagacagacacacagacacacagacagacagacacagacagacagacagacagacagacacacagacagacagacagacagacaccgTAGTATCCTGCATGGTCATATTGATGTCATGTCGACCGGCTGAACATTTTCtctgactgtgttttttttctcgtcCCCCTCAGAGTGCCGCTCTGCAGACTGTGAACACTGCTTCAGTCGGGACTTCTGCACTAAATGTAAACCTGGTTTCCAGCTGTACAAAGGGAAGTGTCTGAGCCGCTGCCCACCGGGGACGTTCGCCTACCACACGGACTGCTTCGGTGAGTGAACACACACGATCGCAGCCGGTCATATGTGATCGCTCTGACTAACGAATCATtaagtgagaagctcgagtcccgctggctgtgttgttgtcagagatgtgtttacatggacgggacggccggctcctccccttgtgtagaaaagctgttttagtcaaggactagagagaagaagaagaacatactcactgattatttgaatgttagtAAGACTTTTTAggtcacgctcattctgtgttaacattagctaacattagcatgctaacacaacattagcatgctaacacaacaaggcaggacacaggtgactccttcgtgtgaacgcgaggtgaggggggttggaggtgtgtctgtggaggagagcggaggcttcagtatggaggaggtgtggccaaacagcagtttgttttggtttcatgctggagctcaatcTTTTCTCAATAGTGGAAATGTTAAGTGTCACAgtgagctcccgctgtgccatGCTTCCTCAACGTCAAAATGCGATGTGACCTCACAGGCTGGGACACCGATATGACGCAGTCGCTGCATCAATATGAACGTACGAAGGCGTGATGACGGGCGAGAGAGACAAATGTGTGATTAATTACACGGCGCATGTTGTGAATGATGGTTCTCACATTCTGTCTCTTCAAAGGCTTTCAGGATTTAAGATATCGACCTGAGAgactcatcttctctctctctctctctaaacacTCATCAGCTCCACTTCTGTCTCTTCATTTCTCATGTCTCACCTTCCTCTGATCTTTCCTGGAGCCAAACGTTTAATGCAACACATGATTCACCTCAGACGTCCCCCGGCAGTCATCAGACTGTATCCTCATATCTCCTTGTATCCTCTCTCAGTAAGTGagataaatctctctctctctctcgttctctccctctctctcgctctctctctcgctctgtgtctgCCGTCCACCTGCAACATCTGCAGCTACTGCTGCTCGTTGGCAGGCCCAGCACATCTGCTTCTCATGCAGATGTTGAGGTTTCATGTTTGACTGTGGGTACACACCTCAAGCTACGGGAAACCTTTTCATTTCAGAGCCGGGATCTGACATGATAATGGTGATTAGAGGAAATGATGGCACAGAGCAGGTTGCTGCAGCGTGTTGGAAAAAACCTGCAGAGGCTGATTTCTGTGAATGACATCAGAAGCAGTGAGTGTGTATTAATGTTTTCATCTGGAGTTCATCTGTCTCTAATGACTCCAGCGTGTTAGCCAGAGGTCAGGAGAAAACATTAGTCTGATGTGTTGTTACCTCACTGAGGGCTTTTTTGGTTCTAATTTATATCGATCTCTCCTTGAGATATCAGCCCCTGTGCCTCGCTGATCTGAGACCAGAACGGATCTTTTTAGGAGAGCCGAATAAAATCAGATTTATTCTTATTTCAACACCTCTTTTTATGTCTGTGAACGTCTTTCTTCTCTGTAGCTGCCTGTGATTCCAGATTTTCTGTTTCTGGACCAAAACTCAAATGTTGAAGTGCATTTACTCGgagaaaaataatctttaaaagcCTTAGTTTCTTTGTGAGAcatgatttttttctaaaaatgcTTGTTGATCTTTCCTTTCCTGATAATTTCCCGTGGATTCATCGCATGAGAAACGGCTTGAGTATTTTGGACTCTGCAATCTTGTTTTTTGCCCAACATTGTCTCCTTTTTGTATATTTGAAGTCaaatttaaagatggagtcagcagcttgttccttcaaaataaaatacagacttctcctaaagtgaagctgctccatcgtcccctctgggcctccatacatgtgtggtggtgactgtgtctgcagagactctgtcctctgactagattttactgttctgtgttgttctggttgactcgggatgtttctgggcggagctggtgtgtttcctccagccaatgacagcgcagcaggtgagtttaggagtggatgcaattcagtgattggacgccattcaaaccggtgaatatgacggacgtggacgtagcagcaaagaagagaaaatataatcagagtgaggagaaacaccaagcggataaagctcgttctaaaacgagggtgaaccttgtgttgtcttttactcgTGGACGTGgacgtggacgtggagttggtctgcttcctgttggacaggcgggtGACAAACAccagtggttagcttgtgctagcgtgcgttagcttgcagtgtagctacaagcagtaaacatgcACACTATGTCCTGCAGAGGGCGGAGCTTCTGGGggagatgagcccaggaggaggggcccagtttgaatgtttacaaacatttctactgactcctcctttaaaaaagaaaaagtgaaacattgaATAAACGTGCGTTTTGTGTTCCCCCTCCTCTCGTAGATAACTGCGTCCTGGCTCCGTTGGGAGAGTGGAGCGACTGGAGCACCTGTCTCCGAGAAGGCGCCACCTGCGGCTTCAGGTGGGGGAAGCAGACCAGGACTCGGGGGGCGGGCGGGTCGTCCGTCAGAGTGACATCTGAAGAGAAACCGCCGTCACTCTGTCCGCCCCACAGCGAGACGCAGCGGTGCAGGATGAAGAAAAAATGTCCGACAGGTGAGacgggaaagaaagaaagaaagaaagaaagaaagagggaaacaaacagctgatttaacCGTTatcaaaacaaagaacattctgctcaaacaaccacagagTTTACAGCTCATCATTAAGTGATTATTGTCTTGATGACGTGTAGCTGCACACATCTGGGGATCGTCTGCGTGTTGCTCTGCTTGTTGTGTTCTTTGTTGACACACGTGTTTAGTTTATAATGCCAAGTGGGAGAAATGCGAGCCCGTAAAAAACCCCTCCAACATGTGCTATCCCTAATTATCACCTGTAGGCTGACGTTCACCGCTATCCCCCCCGATGGGATGTTTAAAGGTTCCTCGCATACCTGCAACAATCGCTGTGGATATCGTCACGCTGACAGCGtgacagagccgccatgacaggcACGGCATGcgtatcgttgccatggaaacaccggatgctACATCGAAGGCCGCTGCATAAAGaagtgtgagctgctgctggaagCTGCCGTCCTGTcgctgtatgagctgctgtgataacatgtagattatactcggatacattaacacgtcggtaaacatattctcttcttGGACCACAGCAATGGACAGGCGTCTTTAGAGGGTTACCATAGCAACCGCCTGCCtggtctctgtttttaaaaagcaaaactaaAGAAGGAGAGTCGACAGACAGAAAGATTTACCTGTTCAAATTCACCGTTTGGTCgactctccatcctcctccacaAACtctcagggcgcactcacactacaCAATCTGTACCGTTTCtcagcacgcttcacccctaaagtccagtttgtttgaccagtgtgagtcctcggtacacttcctcggccctggcacgctttgaAGTGGTGTTCTCtagcacggtacagttcatgcacgaggataatcagaatcagatttattggtcaggtatgcttacacacacaaggaatttaacttcagtgaactgtgctctcttatgtacaggtacaacattaaatataaacaataaacatcataagaaaagattaatatt
The Labrus mixtus chromosome 7, fLabMix1.1, whole genome shotgun sequence DNA segment above includes these coding regions:
- the rspo4 gene encoding R-spondin-4, producing MHLRVFAFVMSLLCEVVRMGSGVVQKQSAHRETSDDCRSCLECSRENGCVRCPERLFLFLQREGMSHHGACLHACPAGHYGQRGKDINRCMKCRSADCEHCFSRDFCTKCKPGFQLYKGKCLSRCPPGTFAYHTDCFDNCVLAPLGEWSDWSTCLREGATCGFRWGKQTRTRGAGGSSVRVTSEEKPPSLCPPHSETQRCRMKKKCPTERRNNTQGGLGRKRERKRLRLLASNDVGNLPNATDATEE